A window of the Deinococcus malanensis genome harbors these coding sequences:
- a CDS encoding catalase, whose amino-acid sequence MTDHNPQDNTGTAVQNPGSSSDPRRTEGEQSQTLTTRQGHPVTNNQNLRTIGSRGPTTLENYHFLEKISHFDRERIPERVVHARGAGAHGVFEAYGTVGDEPVRRYTRAKLFQEKGKQTPVFVRFSSVIHGGHSPETLRDPRGFAVKFYTEDGNWDLVGNNLKVFFIRDAMKFPDLVHAFKPDPVTNRQSGERIFDFISNTPEAMHMITLLFSPWGIPANYRQMQGSGVNTYKWVNERGEGVLVKYHWEPLQGIRNLTQPEAEKVQSKNFNHATQDLYDAIERGEFPQWELCVQIMSDGDHPELDFDPLDDTKIWSREQFPWLPVGRMTLNRNPQNYFAEVEQAAFGTGVLVDGLDFSDDKMLQGRTFSYSDTQRYRVGPNYLQLPINAPKKHVATNQRDGQMVYMVDSAPGQNAHVNYEPSNLRGLTEAPRTYPDHTPWVEGPLVRQSIERTNNFAQAGEQYRNFEDWERDDLIANLVDNLKDAAPVIQTKMVDLLTQCDTDYGRRVAEGLAQAGQSTEEDQQQAVRQAEENSHEAQPY is encoded by the coding sequence ATGACCGACCACAATCCGCAGGACAACACTGGAACCGCCGTTCAGAATCCCGGCAGTTCCAGTGATCCCCGCCGCACCGAGGGCGAGCAGAGCCAGACGCTGACCACCCGGCAGGGACACCCAGTCACCAACAACCAGAACCTGCGGACCATCGGCAGCCGTGGGCCCACCACCCTCGAGAACTACCACTTTCTGGAAAAGATCAGCCACTTTGACCGTGAGCGTATTCCCGAGCGTGTGGTGCATGCCCGCGGCGCCGGAGCGCACGGGGTCTTCGAGGCGTACGGCACGGTGGGCGATGAGCCGGTCAGACGTTACACCCGCGCCAAGTTATTTCAGGAAAAAGGCAAGCAGACCCCGGTGTTCGTGCGGTTTTCGAGCGTGATTCACGGCGGGCACTCGCCCGAGACGCTGCGTGATCCACGCGGCTTTGCCGTCAAGTTCTATACCGAGGACGGTAACTGGGATCTGGTCGGCAACAACCTCAAGGTGTTCTTCATCCGCGACGCCATGAAGTTCCCCGACCTGGTCCACGCCTTCAAGCCCGACCCGGTGACCAACCGCCAGAGCGGCGAGCGGATCTTCGATTTCATCAGCAATACGCCCGAAGCCATGCACATGATCACCCTGCTGTTCTCGCCGTGGGGCATTCCCGCCAACTACCGGCAGATGCAGGGCTCGGGAGTCAACACCTACAAGTGGGTCAACGAGCGCGGCGAGGGCGTGCTGGTCAAGTACCACTGGGAGCCGCTGCAGGGCATCCGCAACCTGACCCAGCCCGAGGCCGAGAAGGTCCAGAGCAAGAATTTCAACCATGCTACCCAGGACCTGTACGACGCCATCGAGCGGGGCGAGTTTCCGCAGTGGGAACTGTGCGTACAGATCATGAGTGACGGCGATCACCCGGAACTCGATTTCGATCCACTGGACGATACGAAGATCTGGTCCCGCGAGCAGTTTCCATGGCTGCCGGTGGGCCGCATGACCCTGAATCGCAACCCCCAGAACTACTTCGCGGAGGTAGAGCAGGCCGCCTTCGGCACTGGCGTGCTGGTTGACGGTCTGGACTTCAGTGACGACAAGATGCTTCAGGGCCGCACCTTCTCGTACTCCGACACGCAGCGCTACCGTGTGGGCCCCAACTACCTGCAACTGCCCATCAACGCGCCGAAAAAGCACGTGGCCACCAATCAGCGCGACGGGCAGATGGTCTACATGGTCGACTCGGCCCCAGGTCAGAATGCCCACGTCAACTACGAGCCGTCCAATCTGCGGGGTCTGACCGAGGCGCCCCGGACCTACCCCGACCACACACCCTGGGTCGAAGGGCCCCTGGTGCGACAGAGCATCGAGCGGACCAACAATTTTGCCCAGGCCGGCGAGCAGTACCGCAACTTCGAGGACTGGGAACGCGACGATCTGATCGCCAATCTGGTGGACAACCTCAAGGACGCGGCCCCGGTCATTCAGACCAAGATGGTTGACCTGCTGACGCAGTGCGACACCGATTACGGCCGCCGGGTTGCCGAGGGACTGGCCCAGGCAGGTCAGAGCACCGAAGAGGATCAGCAGCAGGCTGTCAGGCAGGCAGAGGAAAACAGTCACGAGGCGCAGCCCTACTGA
- the murQ gene encoding N-acetylmuramic acid 6-phosphate etherase, which produces MTTESRLTDDPRRTEGFDPRHTHLDLLSSLALVRTFADDQQQALSAVDAAVPALSAAVEAALPRLERGGRLIYAGAGTSGRLGVLDATELTPTFSWPPERAVALIAGGDRAIREAVEGAEDDQDTGRTDVRGALVGPGDVLIAVAASGTTPYVLGAVAQARAAGALTVGLSNNPGTPLLAAVDCPVLLDTGPEVISGSTRLKAGTAQKIALNIISSALMVRLGKVYGNLMVDLRATNTKLEARALRLVMHATGADESSALRALNGAGGKVKTAIVMLKLSVGSAEAERRLALTGGHARITLEDC; this is translated from the coding sequence ATGACCACCGAATCCCGCCTGACCGACGACCCCCGGCGCACCGAGGGCTTTGACCCCCGGCATACCCATCTGGATCTGCTTTCGTCGCTGGCCCTGGTCCGGACCTTTGCCGACGACCAGCAGCAGGCGCTGAGTGCCGTAGACGCGGCGGTGCCAGCACTGAGTGCGGCCGTCGAGGCGGCCCTGCCGCGCCTGGAGCGGGGCGGCCGGCTGATCTATGCCGGCGCCGGAACCAGCGGCCGGCTGGGCGTGCTGGACGCCACCGAACTGACTCCGACCTTCTCCTGGCCTCCGGAGCGGGCGGTTGCCCTGATTGCCGGCGGGGACCGGGCCATCCGGGAGGCGGTGGAGGGTGCCGAGGACGATCAGGACACCGGACGGACCGACGTGCGCGGCGCCCTGGTGGGACCCGGTGACGTGCTGATTGCCGTGGCGGCCAGCGGCACCACGCCATATGTGCTCGGCGCGGTGGCCCAGGCCCGGGCGGCCGGCGCACTCACGGTCGGGCTTTCGAACAATCCGGGAACACCGCTGCTGGCCGCCGTGGACTGTCCGGTGCTGCTCGACACCGGTCCCGAGGTCATCAGCGGCAGCACCCGCCTCAAGGCGGGAACGGCGCAGAAAATCGCCCTGAATATTATTTCGAGTGCGCTGATGGTGCGGCTCGGGAAGGTCTACGGCAATCTAATGGTGGATCTGCGGGCCACCAACACCAAGCTCGAGGCGCGTGCACTGCGGCTGGTCATGCACGCCACCGGTGCTGACGAGTCCAGCGCCCTTAGGGCCCTGAACGGGGCCGGTGGCAAGGTCAAGACCGCGATCGTCATGTTGAAACTGAGCGTCGGTTCTGCCGAGGCCGAGCGCCGGCTGGCGCTGACCGGGGGACATGCGCGTATCACGCTGGAAGACTGCTGA
- a CDS encoding anhydro-N-acetylmuramic acid kinase has product MSRPARVLGLMSGTSADGIDAALLELPGWPPLGTGGRFPTLPSGTPRGRVVGHHFTPYPPELRTAVLRAMRSEADTAELTSLHWWLGELLAQGAAPLAADADLIASHGQTVQHQPRVDLGRGWARPATLQLGEAALIAERTGKPVVADFRVADLAAGGQGAPLVPFADWALLSEVGVNRAVHNLGGISNLTFLPGTDPAGVLAFDTGPANCLIDEAAALAGQACDLGGALAAAGQVDQSTLERWLKQPELAAPPPKATGRETWNLDRLGRSSLNIPDLAATATAFTAQTIADAYGRWVVPLGLDEIVVAGGGARNPVLMHELAARLPVPLWTFEDLGWTAQGLTDTTREAAAFAFLGYARAQGWSNTLPHTTGARHAVSGGKHLLPPPFPE; this is encoded by the coding sequence ATGAGCCGCCCCGCCCGCGTCCTGGGACTGATGAGCGGCACCAGTGCCGACGGCATCGACGCTGCCCTGCTGGAACTGCCCGGCTGGCCGCCGCTGGGGACGGGCGGACGGTTTCCTACACTGCCTTCCGGCACTCCACGGGGGCGGGTGGTGGGCCATCACTTCACGCCCTACCCGCCGGAGCTGCGTACCGCGGTTTTGCGGGCCATGCGCTCTGAAGCGGACACTGCCGAACTGACCAGCCTGCACTGGTGGCTGGGCGAACTTCTGGCCCAGGGCGCCGCACCCCTGGCCGCCGACGCGGACCTGATTGCCAGCCACGGGCAGACGGTGCAGCATCAGCCGCGCGTGGATCTCGGGCGGGGGTGGGCACGCCCAGCCACCCTGCAACTCGGAGAAGCTGCACTGATTGCCGAGCGGACCGGAAAGCCGGTCGTGGCGGACTTCCGTGTGGCGGACCTGGCTGCGGGGGGGCAGGGCGCCCCGCTGGTCCCCTTCGCCGACTGGGCGCTGCTGAGCGAGGTGGGCGTGAACCGGGCGGTGCACAACCTGGGCGGCATAAGCAACCTGACCTTTCTTCCCGGAACGGACCCGGCCGGGGTGCTGGCCTTCGATACCGGCCCGGCCAACTGCCTGATTGACGAGGCCGCCGCGCTGGCAGGGCAGGCCTGTGACCTGGGCGGCGCCCTGGCTGCGGCCGGGCAGGTGGACCAGAGCACTCTGGAACGCTGGCTGAAGCAGCCCGAGCTTGCCGCGCCTCCACCCAAGGCCACCGGGCGGGAAACCTGGAACCTGGACCGGCTGGGCAGGAGCAGCCTGAACATTCCCGATCTGGCCGCCACCGCCACCGCATTCACGGCGCAGACCATCGCTGACGCCTACGGACGCTGGGTGGTCCCGCTGGGCCTGGATGAGATCGTGGTGGCCGGGGGTGGAGCACGCAACCCGGTGCTGATGCACGAACTCGCCGCGCGGCTGCCGGTGCCGCTGTGGACCTTCGAGGACCTTGGCTGGACCGCGCAGGGGCTGACCGACACCACCCGGGAAGCGGCCGCCTTCGCCTTTCTGGGCTACGCGCGGGCCCAGGGCTGGTCCAACACCCTGCCCCACACCACCGGCGCGCGGCATGCCGTGTCCGGCGGCAAACATCTTCTTCCCCCACCTTTTCCGGAGTGA
- a CDS encoding GntR family transcriptional regulator has product MSLRPHGWALPLDAASATPVYLQVASGIARRIQDGQLEGGSALPSERELASRLGVSRVTVRQALAQLAEQGLLTRRHGSGTFVSPPPEAPAVRPLGLLSSFSDDVRSRGQKPGARVLNFERGRPTPQEAMSLALSPSDTVLRVRRLRTSSGEPLAVEESTLPAALVDPLTAQDVTDASLYALLAARDLQPHRAIRHLRAINAQEDLATLLGIPPGGAVLATERVSWTREGRPVEYARAHYRGDRYDFVMELQGDGP; this is encoded by the coding sequence ATGTCCCTTCGTCCCCACGGGTGGGCTCTCCCACTGGATGCAGCCAGCGCGACCCCTGTTTACCTTCAGGTCGCGTCCGGCATCGCGCGGCGCATTCAGGACGGCCAGTTGGAGGGCGGCAGCGCCCTGCCGTCCGAGCGTGAACTGGCCAGCCGACTGGGGGTTTCGCGCGTTACGGTGCGTCAGGCGCTGGCTCAGCTGGCCGAGCAGGGCCTGCTGACCCGGCGCCACGGCAGCGGAACCTTTGTCTCTCCGCCACCGGAGGCACCGGCGGTCCGTCCGCTGGGGCTGCTGAGTTCCTTTTCCGACGATGTCCGTTCGCGCGGGCAGAAGCCTGGCGCAAGGGTCCTGAACTTTGAACGTGGACGCCCTACCCCACAGGAGGCGATGAGTCTGGCGCTTTCGCCTTCCGACACGGTTCTGCGCGTGCGGCGGCTGCGCACGTCGAGTGGCGAGCCGCTGGCGGTGGAGGAAAGCACCCTGCCCGCTGCCCTGGTTGATCCACTCACGGCGCAGGACGTGACCGATGCCAGCCTCTACGCCCTGCTGGCCGCCCGTGACCTGCAGCCTCACCGCGCCATCCGGCACCTGCGGGCCATCAATGCCCAGGAGGATCTGGCCACGCTGCTGGGCATTCCTCCGGGCGGCGCCGTACTGGCCACCGAACGGGTCTCCTGGACCCGTGAAGGCCGGCCCGTCGAGTACGCCCGCGCCCACTACCGGGGGGACCGCTATGACTTCGTGATGGAGTTGCAGGGAGACGGTCCATGA
- a CDS encoding ABC transporter substrate-binding protein: MLKRSTLALLSLTLLGGALAAPKKVAGYNALGIVNGKTGGSYTLTLGDSPQSLFYYGVIDNNLGLISQQMFDGLVEFNLATYKIEPALAESWDISPDGRTYTFKLRQGVKWSDGQAFDADDVVFTYKNIIMNPEARAGDVGNFKLGGKDVTISKVDANTVRFTLPQAAPAFLLQQRYFIMPKHKLLKFSQEGGAKAADINSAWPTNVNESEVVGTGPFKLANYTAGQKVTLTRNPNYWKVDAAGKKLPYLDRLEFLIIRDPQAQVAQFLAGNVDQLNISGAQFPDLKQKEVAGAPFKVMRSTALFGSPPFVAYNFDAKDPALAKVFSDVRFRRAMQGAVNRERIIDTVYNGLASLPGHGVAPVNKAFYTNTTKQLGSFNLSAVNEALDAMGLNRKNAAGIRLLPNGKPLEFDLTYGTDSSVYPPIATILQSDFAKVGVKVNLKGILSSKLFSTGLSGDWEMILHAFGDQPDPELRRPIWQPGGSLYYWHRSTQPAKDGDPAIVSRMAKWERDIYNIFNEAATTTSAARRKALYTRWQLLFAQNLPVTPIAKPENIGAVSNKYGNYVYNLGVIPGYNPVPLVYQK, from the coding sequence ATGCTGAAACGAAGCACCCTCGCCCTGCTCTCCCTGACGCTGCTTGGCGGCGCCCTGGCCGCCCCCAAGAAAGTCGCTGGTTACAACGCCCTGGGCATTGTCAACGGCAAGACCGGCGGCTCCTATACCCTGACCCTGGGGGACAGCCCCCAGAGCCTGTTCTATTACGGCGTGATCGACAACAACCTGGGCCTGATCTCGCAGCAGATGTTCGACGGCCTGGTGGAGTTCAACCTGGCCACCTACAAGATCGAGCCGGCACTGGCCGAAAGCTGGGACATCAGCCCCGACGGCAGGACCTACACCTTCAAGCTGCGCCAGGGCGTCAAGTGGAGTGACGGCCAGGCCTTCGACGCCGACGATGTGGTCTTTACCTACAAGAACATCATCATGAACCCCGAAGCCCGTGCGGGCGACGTCGGGAACTTCAAGCTGGGCGGTAAGGACGTGACCATCAGCAAGGTCGATGCCAACACCGTACGCTTCACCCTTCCCCAGGCCGCTCCCGCCTTCCTGCTGCAGCAGCGGTACTTCATCATGCCCAAGCACAAACTGCTGAAATTCAGCCAGGAAGGCGGCGCCAAGGCAGCGGACATCAACAGCGCCTGGCCGACCAACGTCAACGAATCGGAAGTGGTAGGCACCGGACCCTTCAAGCTTGCCAACTACACCGCCGGTCAGAAGGTGACCCTGACCCGTAATCCCAACTACTGGAAGGTGGACGCTGCGGGCAAGAAGCTGCCGTACCTCGACCGCCTGGAATTCCTGATCATCCGTGACCCGCAGGCCCAGGTGGCGCAGTTCCTGGCCGGCAACGTGGACCAGCTGAACATCAGCGGCGCTCAATTCCCGGATCTGAAGCAGAAGGAGGTGGCCGGCGCCCCGTTCAAGGTCATGCGCTCCACCGCCCTGTTCGGCAGCCCACCCTTCGTGGCCTACAACTTCGACGCCAAGGACCCGGCCCTGGCCAAGGTCTTCAGCGACGTGCGCTTCCGCCGCGCCATGCAGGGAGCTGTCAACCGTGAGCGCATTATCGACACGGTCTACAATGGTCTGGCGAGCCTGCCCGGACACGGCGTGGCCCCGGTCAACAAGGCCTTCTACACCAACACCACCAAGCAGCTGGGCAGCTTCAATCTCTCGGCCGTGAACGAGGCCCTCGACGCCATGGGATTGAACCGCAAGAACGCCGCCGGCATCCGCCTGCTGCCGAACGGCAAACCGCTGGAGTTCGACCTGACCTACGGCACCGACAGCAGCGTCTACCCGCCGATCGCCACCATCCTGCAAAGCGACTTCGCCAAGGTGGGCGTCAAGGTCAACCTCAAGGGCATCCTGAGCAGCAAGCTGTTCTCCACCGGCCTGAGCGGCGACTGGGAGATGATTCTGCACGCCTTCGGTGATCAGCCGGATCCCGAGTTGCGCCGCCCCATCTGGCAGCCCGGTGGCAGCCTGTACTACTGGCACCGCAGCACCCAGCCAGCCAAGGACGGCGACCCGGCCATCGTCTCGCGCATGGCCAAGTGGGAGCGCGACATCTACAACATCTTCAACGAAGCGGCCACCACCACCAGTGCCGCCCGGCGCAAGGCGCTGTACACCCGCTGGCAGCTGCTGTTCGCGCAGAACCTGCCGGTCACGCCCATTGCCAAGCCCGAGAACATCGGGGCCGTCAGCAACAAGTACGGCAACTACGTGTACAACCTCGGCGTGATTCCCGGCTACAACCCGGTTCCGCTGGTCTACCAGAAGTAA
- a CDS encoding ABC transporter permease — protein MLTYALRRILGMIPTLLLISVVCFTVIQLQPGSFIDQYLDDPRVTKETVASITRQLGLDQPLWIQYLTWIKGIVTEGDFGYSFVNGRPVSSLIWERLGWTVFLALLTLVVSWVIAVPLGIYTAINRYGPGATIMNFLGYISLAIPDFLVALLLIALVLNAGGTNVGGLFSPDYIDAPWSWARVRDLLGHLWIPMIAIGLEGVAALMRQMRASMLDVINQDYVRTARSKGVTPQRVLWRHAVRNAVNPLISLAGLSLPSLISGTIIASIVLNLPTIGPFLYDSLLNKDQYVAMTLLLFSALLLLIGNLLADLALAWADPRIRYE, from the coding sequence ATGCTGACCTACGCGCTGCGCCGCATTCTGGGCATGATTCCCACGCTGCTGCTGATCAGCGTGGTGTGCTTCACCGTGATCCAGCTGCAACCCGGCAGCTTTATCGACCAGTACCTCGACGATCCGCGCGTAACCAAGGAGACGGTGGCCAGCATCACCCGTCAGCTGGGTCTGGATCAGCCGCTGTGGATCCAGTACCTCACCTGGATCAAGGGCATCGTCACCGAGGGCGACTTCGGGTACTCGTTCGTCAACGGCCGGCCGGTCAGCAGCCTGATCTGGGAGCGGCTGGGCTGGACCGTGTTCCTGGCCCTGCTCACCCTGGTGGTCAGCTGGGTGATTGCCGTGCCCCTGGGCATCTACACCGCCATCAACCGCTACGGCCCCGGTGCCACCATCATGAACTTCCTGGGGTATATCAGCCTCGCCATACCGGATTTTCTGGTAGCGCTGCTTCTGATTGCACTGGTGCTCAATGCGGGCGGCACCAACGTGGGGGGGTTGTTCAGCCCCGACTACATCGACGCGCCGTGGTCCTGGGCCCGGGTGCGCGACCTGCTAGGCCACCTCTGGATTCCGATGATCGCCATTGGTCTTGAGGGTGTGGCCGCCCTGATGCGCCAGATGCGCGCCAGCATGCTGGACGTGATCAACCAGGACTACGTCCGCACGGCGCGCAGCAAGGGCGTGACGCCGCAGCGGGTGCTGTGGCGTCACGCGGTTCGTAACGCGGTCAACCCTCTGATCAGTCTGGCGGGTCTGAGCCTGCCCAGCCTGATTTCCGGGACCATCATCGCCAGCATCGTGCTGAACCTGCCGACCATCGGCCCCTTTCTGTACGACAGCCTGCTGAACAAGGACCAGTACGTCGCCATGACCCTGCTGCTGTTCAGCGCGCTGCTGCTCCTGATCGGCAACCTTCTCGCGGACCTCGCGCTGGCGTGGGCCGACCCCCGGATCAGGTACGAATGA
- a CDS encoding ABC transporter permease, which produces MTVVANAPASQPVRARQTPLALALRRFRRNRVGVLSFWVLAAMYLIALLAGFLAPYSITVQHEEYPYQRPQAIHVMHEGKLMRPFVYGFKKTRDPVTFLSTFAEDKSRPLPILFFVRGEDPAEFRYSLLGVFKSQWHLFGVKDGYFFALGTDKFGRDLLSRMLVGSQVSLTVGVIGILISFTIGIVLGGISGFFGGWIDDVIQRIIEVLLSFPRLPILLALSTIIPAKWPSTWVYLGIIAVLSLIGWAGLARVIRGQVISARNIDYVQAARAIGASDLRVILRHIMPNLSSFLIVTATLALPGYILGESALSFLGLGIKEPMTSWGLLLKDAQNFETLNLYPWLLLPGLMIVISVLAFNFMGDALRDAADTQSR; this is translated from the coding sequence ATGACGGTGGTCGCCAACGCTCCTGCCAGCCAACCTGTGCGCGCCCGTCAGACGCCGCTCGCGCTGGCCCTGCGCCGCTTCCGGCGCAACCGGGTCGGGGTCCTGAGTTTCTGGGTGCTGGCCGCGATGTACCTGATCGCGCTGCTGGCGGGGTTCCTCGCGCCGTACTCGATCACGGTGCAGCACGAGGAATATCCGTACCAGCGTCCGCAGGCCATCCACGTGATGCATGAGGGCAAGCTGATGCGGCCCTTCGTGTACGGCTTCAAGAAGACCCGGGACCCGGTAACGTTCCTCTCCACCTTTGCCGAGGACAAGAGCCGGCCCCTTCCCATCCTGTTCTTCGTGCGCGGCGAGGACCCGGCCGAGTTCCGCTACAGCCTGCTGGGCGTCTTCAAAAGCCAGTGGCACCTGTTCGGGGTCAAGGACGGCTACTTCTTCGCGCTGGGCACCGACAAGTTCGGACGGGACCTGCTCTCGCGCATGCTGGTGGGCTCGCAGGTCAGCCTGACAGTCGGCGTGATCGGTATTCTGATCAGCTTCACCATCGGTATCGTGCTGGGGGGCATCAGTGGGTTTTTCGGTGGCTGGATCGACGACGTGATCCAGCGCATCATCGAAGTGCTGCTGTCCTTTCCGCGGCTGCCGATTCTGCTGGCGCTGTCCACCATCATTCCGGCGAAGTGGCCGAGCACCTGGGTCTATCTGGGAATCATCGCCGTGCTGTCGCTGATCGGCTGGGCCGGGCTGGCCCGGGTGATCCGCGGGCAGGTCATCAGTGCCCGCAATATTGATTACGTCCAGGCCGCCCGGGCCATCGGCGCCAGCGACCTGCGGGTAATCCTGCGCCACATCATGCCCAACCTCAGCAGTTTCCTGATCGTGACCGCCACCCTGGCCCTGCCGGGTTACATCCTGGGCGAAAGTGCGCTGAGCTTTCTGGGTCTGGGCATCAAGGAGCCCATGACCAGCTGGGGCCTGCTGCTCAAGGACGCCCAGAACTTCGAGACCCTCAACCTCTATCCCTGGCTGCTGCTCCCGGGCCTGATGATCGTGATCTCGGTGCTGGCCTTCAATTTCATGGGTGACGCCCTGCGGGACGCCGCCGATACCCAAAGCCGCTGA
- a CDS encoding glycoside hydrolase family 10 protein: MTHKLTAALLTSLLLAACGTTPQSSDASVVNPQGVKTPGPHDSPRGQGQQELRGLWVDAFGPGMKTAAEIDALVATARAMNVSVLFAQVGRRGDCYCNNAAMPRTNDPAVPAGFDPLADLITKAHAQGIQVHAWIITTAIWNSLTPPSDPTHAFNAHGLKATGRDFWLTVKNDGTTRGGNDWLLDPGHPDAAEYIRNMYVSVAKNYDVDGIQFDRVRYTDFNPVGGPSNWGYNPTALERYRAETGATGTPLPGDPQWSAWRMQQVTNLVRETALAVKAVKPDVSVNAATITYGAGPANETEWLRSRPYNEVLQDWVTWVREGYLDVNVMMNYKRDFVPVQALWFDQWNQFASSLQAVAPDVHQVSGTAIYLNDQVSSVNQIWKTRQAGLSGWAGYSYRTPDKDVNAGTRTKEQVLPELAARLAGEGGPFEREVRWDRPNPAKLRAVSGQITAASGPLGSRVVRLLDGSGQEVARTQTDGQGRYGFMRLPHGPVQVEVGGVTSEKFTPLPRQVTMLSPIALP; encoded by the coding sequence ATGACTCACAAGCTCACTGCTGCCCTGCTGACTTCCCTGCTGCTCGCTGCCTGTGGCACCACTCCCCAGTCCTCTGACGCCTCTGTCGTCAATCCCCAGGGCGTCAAGACCCCCGGCCCGCACGACAGCCCGCGGGGCCAGGGCCAGCAGGAGTTGCGAGGCCTGTGGGTCGACGCATTTGGCCCCGGCATGAAGACTGCTGCGGAAATTGATGCGCTGGTGGCCACAGCCCGGGCCATGAACGTCAGCGTGCTGTTCGCGCAGGTCGGTCGCCGGGGTGACTGCTACTGCAACAACGCCGCCATGCCCCGCACCAACGATCCGGCCGTGCCCGCCGGATTCGACCCCCTGGCCGACCTGATCACCAAGGCCCACGCCCAGGGCATTCAGGTGCATGCCTGGATCATCACCACGGCCATCTGGAACAGCCTGACGCCCCCCTCCGACCCCACGCATGCTTTCAATGCCCATGGTCTGAAAGCAACAGGCCGCGACTTCTGGCTGACGGTCAAGAACGACGGGACCACACGCGGCGGCAATGACTGGCTGCTGGACCCCGGGCACCCGGACGCAGCCGAGTACATCCGCAACATGTATGTTTCTGTGGCGAAGAATTACGATGTGGACGGCATTCAGTTCGACCGCGTGCGTTACACCGACTTCAACCCCGTGGGCGGTCCCAGCAACTGGGGCTACAACCCTACCGCGCTCGAGCGCTACCGGGCCGAAACCGGCGCCACCGGTACGCCGCTGCCGGGTGATCCGCAGTGGAGCGCATGGCGCATGCAGCAGGTGACCAATCTGGTGCGCGAGACCGCTCTGGCGGTGAAGGCCGTCAAGCCTGACGTCAGTGTGAATGCCGCGACCATCACGTACGGTGCCGGGCCAGCCAACGAGACCGAATGGCTGCGCTCCAGGCCCTATAACGAGGTGCTGCAGGACTGGGTGACCTGGGTCAGGGAAGGCTACCTGGACGTGAACGTCATGATGAATTACAAGCGTGACTTCGTTCCGGTCCAGGCGCTCTGGTTCGACCAGTGGAACCAGTTCGCATCCTCTCTGCAGGCCGTTGCGCCTGACGTTCATCAGGTCAGTGGCACTGCCATCTACCTGAACGATCAGGTCAGCAGTGTCAACCAGATCTGGAAGACCCGTCAGGCGGGTCTCAGCGGCTGGGCTGGATACTCGTACCGCACGCCTGACAAAGACGTGAATGCGGGCACCCGCACCAAGGAGCAGGTGCTGCCGGAACTGGCTGCGCGCCTGGCTGGCGAAGGCGGGCCCTTCGAGCGCGAAGTGCGCTGGGACCGCCCCAACCCCGCCAAGCTGCGCGCGGTGAGCGGGCAGATCACTGCGGCCAGCGGACCGCTGGGCAGCCGTGTCGTGCGTCTGCTTGACGGCAGCGGTCAGGAGGTTGCGCGGACCCAGACCGACGGCCAGGGCCGTTACGGCTTCATGCGCCTTCCGCATGGCCCCGTGCAGGTCGAAGTGGGCGGCGTCACGAGTGAGAAGTTCACCCCCTTGCCCAGGCAGGTCACCATGCTCTCCCCCATCGCGCTGCCCTGA
- a CDS encoding N-acetylglucosamine kinase translates to MTRSPLLLGLDAGGTATGWALVRDSQLVATGTAPAFTALLLGTPAGAQSLAALAAALPGHPDAVQAGVPGITVGTDAARHLQAALAETLRVPAGQVDVEGDLDLAYRAHLGPGAGILLYAGTGSIAYHVTARGEVVRAGGRGYRLGDDGGGFSLGRAALRHLTTQLDLGQVPDSRLAHEVAAITGGLDWETLRGFAYGSQGAAALARLAPAVGRAADAGDPDAMLMLESAAVALAELVSRVRAQTGTLPVTATGGALRISPLFPSALSRALPGVSVQQRNHAEAAARYAARLYAD, encoded by the coding sequence ATGACCCGCTCACCGCTGCTGCTGGGCCTGGACGCCGGGGGCACTGCAACCGGCTGGGCGCTGGTCCGCGACTCCCAGCTGGTGGCAACCGGAACTGCACCAGCCTTTACCGCACTGTTGCTCGGCACTCCAGCCGGCGCACAGAGCCTGGCGGCGCTCGCTGCGGCCCTGCCGGGGCACCCAGACGCAGTGCAGGCCGGGGTTCCCGGAATCACGGTGGGCACCGACGCGGCACGGCATCTCCAGGCGGCCCTGGCCGAAACACTCAGGGTGCCTGCCGGACAGGTGGACGTAGAAGGAGATCTGGACCTGGCCTACCGGGCTCACCTGGGACCGGGAGCCGGCATCCTGCTCTATGCGGGTACCGGCAGCATCGCGTATCACGTGACCGCCCGGGGCGAGGTGGTCCGGGCGGGGGGACGGGGGTACCGCCTGGGAGACGACGGTGGGGGCTTCAGTCTGGGCCGCGCCGCCCTGCGGCACCTGACCACGCAGCTGGACCTGGGACAGGTTCCCGATTCCCGGCTGGCCCACGAGGTGGCCGCCATTACCGGCGGCCTGGACTGGGAAACCCTGAGAGGGTTCGCCTACGGATCGCAGGGTGCCGCCGCGTTGGCCCGCCTGGCTCCTGCAGTGGGACGCGCGGCGGACGCCGGCGATCCGGACGCCATGCTCATGCTGGAATCTGCGGCGGTGGCCCTGGCCGAACTGGTCAGCCGGGTCCGGGCCCAGACCGGCACATTGCCAGTCACTGCTACAGGCGGGGCCCTGCGCATCAGCCCCCTGTTCCCGTCGGCACTGAGCCGCGCCCTCCCGGGGGTCAGCGTGCAGCAGCGCAACCATGCCGAGGCAGCGGCGCGCTACGCCGCCCGGCTGTATGCGGACTGA